A single region of the Nitrosomonas sp. Is79A3 genome encodes:
- the bamC gene encoding outer membrane protein assembly factor BamC — translation MKWRKVTIPSLVLALSLTNTGCNLFPETKTIDYKSAGKLPALDIPPDLIKPAIDERYSIPELSTSGSATFSTYSSERGGQQKAGGTSSSFLPSSIQNVHIERAGTQRWLVVPQSPETVWPIVKEFWQELGFLIKIEVPEAGIMETDWAENRAKIPQDFVRTFLSTFLDSIYSTAERDKFRTRLERNEAGSTEIYISHRGMNEVLEGGSLNRTIWQPRPADPDLEAEMLSRLMMRFGVEEEKAKLELTTGKSTALERAYIDRETGNTLIINEAFDRSWRRVGLALDRIGFTVEDRNRVEGIYFVRYLSPDKDSKKKSDDEGILSGIMFWRSGNKEDEKAAKYRIQIHSTGTNASKVTLLNDDGTAVNSATTSRILKLLHEQLK, via the coding sequence ATGAAATGGCGAAAAGTTACCATACCCTCTCTGGTATTGGCGCTTTCATTGACAAACACAGGTTGCAACCTGTTCCCGGAAACTAAAACAATTGATTATAAGTCAGCAGGTAAGTTACCTGCATTAGATATACCGCCCGATCTCATTAAACCCGCTATTGATGAACGCTATTCAATTCCTGAGCTCAGTACATCGGGTAGCGCAACATTTTCTACCTATAGTAGCGAGCGTGGCGGACAACAAAAAGCTGGCGGCACATCCTCCTCCTTTTTACCGTCATCGATTCAGAATGTGCATATTGAACGTGCTGGTACGCAACGTTGGCTAGTTGTACCGCAGTCTCCTGAAACCGTATGGCCAATAGTAAAAGAATTCTGGCAGGAACTGGGTTTTTTGATCAAAATAGAAGTTCCGGAAGCAGGAATTATGGAAACTGACTGGGCTGAGAATCGCGCAAAAATTCCACAAGACTTTGTGCGTACTTTTCTCTCCACCTTCCTGGATAGCATTTATTCAACTGCAGAGCGTGATAAATTTCGTACTCGTCTGGAACGCAATGAAGCAGGTAGCACTGAAATATATATCAGCCATCGAGGCATGAATGAAGTACTGGAAGGAGGCAGTCTCAACCGGACAATCTGGCAGCCTCGTCCAGCAGATCCTGATCTAGAAGCTGAAATGTTATCGCGTTTGATGATGCGCTTTGGTGTAGAAGAAGAAAAAGCCAAGCTGGAGCTAACTACAGGCAAGAGTACTGCGCTGGAACGCGCCTACATTGATCGGGAAACAGGAAATACTCTCATCATTAACGAAGCATTCGACAGATCATGGCGGCGCGTCGGTTTGGCACTAGATCGCATCGGTTTTACTGTTGAGGATCGCAATCGCGTAGAGGGTATTTATTTTGTGCGCTATCTTAGTCCCGATAAAGACAGCAAGAAAAAAAGCGATGACGAGGGCATACTATCAGGAATTATGTTCTGGCGTAGCGGGAATAAGGAAGATGAAAAAGCTGCAAAATACCGTATACAAATTCATAGTACTGGAACCAATGCCAGTAAGGTTACTCTGTTAAATGATGACGGAACGGCAGTAAATTCCGCCACTACAAGCCGCATTCTGAAGCTCCTGCATGAGCAGCTGAAATAA
- the dapA gene encoding 4-hydroxy-tetrahydrodipicolinate synthase: MFKGSLVAIVTPMGEEGGLDLERFRSLLDFHIDQGTDGVVVVGTTGESPTVDFDEHHLLMRTAVDHVAGRIPVIAGTGANSTREAIDLSIYAKDSGVDACLSVAPYYNKPTQEGLYQHFKAIAEAVEIPHILYNVPGRTVADIHNNTALRLAQIPNIVGIKDATGDIGRGSDLLLRAPPEFSIYSGDDVSALALLLLGSHGVISVTANVAPRMMHEMCIAAFSGNLNTARALNNKLLRLHIDLFVEANPIPVKWAVAQMGLIDSGIRLPLTPLSAQYHQLIREAMRSANIHDLKE, translated from the coding sequence ATGTTTAAAGGTAGCTTGGTTGCTATCGTCACTCCGATGGGTGAAGAGGGCGGATTAGATTTAGAACGCTTCCGCTCTCTTCTTGATTTCCATATTGACCAGGGTACCGATGGCGTTGTGGTTGTTGGCACTACGGGTGAATCGCCAACCGTAGATTTTGACGAGCACCACCTATTGATGCGTACTGCAGTTGATCATGTTGCTGGACGCATACCGGTGATTGCAGGCACTGGCGCCAATTCAACACGTGAAGCCATCGACTTGTCTATTTATGCAAAAGATTCAGGCGTAGATGCCTGTCTTTCGGTTGCTCCTTATTACAACAAACCTACTCAGGAAGGGTTATATCAGCACTTTAAGGCGATCGCAGAAGCAGTAGAAATTCCCCATATCCTCTATAACGTTCCCGGCAGAACTGTTGCAGATATCCATAATAATACAGCACTACGCTTGGCACAGATTCCCAATATTGTCGGTATTAAAGATGCGACGGGGGATATTGGGCGAGGCTCTGACTTATTGTTACGTGCACCGCCTGAATTTTCCATCTATAGCGGAGATGATGTCAGTGCATTAGCGTTGCTGCTGTTAGGTAGTCATGGTGTCATCTCAGTCACAGCGAACGTAGCACCCAGAATGATGCATGAAATGTGTATTGCTGCATTCTCTGGCAATCTAAATACTGCGCGAGCACTGAATAATAAACTCTTGCGTTTACATATTGATCTATTTGTAGAGGCTAATCCAATTCCTGTGAAATGGGCTGTTGCACAAATGGGTTTAATAGACTCTGGGATCCGCCTGCCACTTACACCATTATCCGCTCAGTATCATCAGCTTATTCGAGAAGCAATGCGTTCAGCCAATATCCATGATTTAAAGGAGTAA